A DNA window from Ornithinimicrobium humiphilum contains the following coding sequences:
- a CDS encoding PH domain-containing protein, with translation MTAATPRKDPYAVFRPVVGAWVARVMAVACVLVFGAVAVFSPMPIGSDPSVLLLNRIAIALLGVVGALFLWRYARIRAVPSPSGLRVVNLFTTRDLEWAEILRVGYSGGAPWAVLELTDTEELALMAIQRSDGQRAEQDASRLAALVEHHHRGVADR, from the coding sequence ATGACCGCCGCGACGCCCCGCAAGGACCCCTACGCCGTCTTCCGGCCGGTGGTCGGGGCCTGGGTCGCGCGGGTGATGGCCGTGGCCTGCGTCCTCGTCTTCGGCGCGGTCGCGGTCTTCTCCCCGATGCCGATCGGCAGCGACCCGTCGGTGCTCCTGCTCAACAGGATCGCCATCGCGCTGCTGGGCGTCGTCGGCGCGCTGTTCCTGTGGCGCTACGCGCGGATCCGCGCCGTGCCGAGCCCCTCCGGGTTGCGGGTGGTCAACCTCTTCACCACCCGCGACCTGGAGTGGGCGGAGATCCTGCGCGTCGGCTACTCGGGCGGGGCCCCGTGGGCCGTGCTGGAGCTGACCGACACCGAGGAGCTCGCGCTGATGGCGATCCAGCGCTCCGACGGGCAGCGGGCCGAGCAGGACGCCTCGCGTCTGGCCGCCCTCGTCGAGCACCACCACCGGGGCGTGGCCGACCGCTGA
- the pnuC gene encoding nicotinamide riboside transporter PnuC: MDVWNDLFNAQLTIAGHPIAWREVVGNGFGLASAILGMRRKVWAWPVGIIGNLLLFTVFMGVWFATPQEHSLFGQAARQVFFILTSVYGWWAWRRSQRTRERHEPAITPRWATARERTAYLIGAAVLVLLAQWVFAQVGAGWPAPRWYYWTDAWIFVGSMLATYAMARGWVDFWLVWIAVDLVGIPLLWHSGYYPSAVLYAVYGAFVLWGFVVWRKAARVEAPTGGGPNLAEEDRTLVG, from the coding sequence GTGGACGTCTGGAACGACCTGTTCAACGCTCAGCTCACCATCGCCGGCCACCCGATCGCCTGGCGCGAGGTGGTCGGCAACGGCTTCGGCCTCGCCTCCGCCATCCTCGGCATGCGCCGCAAGGTCTGGGCCTGGCCGGTGGGCATCATCGGCAACCTGCTGCTCTTCACCGTCTTCATGGGGGTCTGGTTCGCAACGCCCCAGGAGCACAGCCTGTTCGGGCAGGCCGCCCGTCAGGTGTTCTTCATCCTCACCAGCGTCTACGGCTGGTGGGCGTGGCGCCGCTCGCAGCGCACCCGTGAGCGGCACGAGCCCGCCATCACCCCGCGCTGGGCGACCGCCCGCGAGCGCACGGCATACCTGATCGGTGCCGCCGTGCTCGTGCTGCTGGCCCAGTGGGTCTTCGCCCAGGTGGGTGCCGGTTGGCCCGCGCCCCGCTGGTACTACTGGACCGACGCCTGGATCTTCGTCGGCTCGATGCTCGCGACCTACGCCATGGCCCGCGGCTGGGTGGACTTCTGGCTGGTCTGGATCGCCGTGGACCTCGTCGGGATCCCCCTGCTGTGGCACTCCGGCTACTACCCGTCGGCGGTGCTGTATGCCGTGTACGGCGCCTTCGTCCTCTGGGGCTTCGTCGTCTGGCGCAAGGCCGCCCGCGTCGAGGCGCCCACCGGCGGTGGTCCGAACCTCGCCGAGGAGGACCGTACGCTGGTGGGATGA
- a CDS encoding HNH endonuclease signature motif containing protein: MQQVPGRARPPRGIESAAGDSWLLADRAWLPRDFPVDVSRPELVQDDLVVESLGWIPRAVADLERSRLVMATEAVDRGLHLAGGFSVVDWLALRCPDLERRALYDLARLAQAGRESVHAPLIERVKNGQMSLARAARLHRALQRVRPGMPVDEYAAAVELLAKAGSDPVFDDKDIGRIVDRLVAQCVDERDHEAKARKKHAMRGIYESSLADGSVKRWVITFGDDADYEAAKAIIDSPLAAPASKEEQEATGELELRTATQRRYDAFLTVLRRGVAGTEGQPTTPKAMLMVTLDFETLKRQLSETGGHLPGVGSTLGGVPLRAEAIRKLACEADIIPVVLGGPSEILDQGRRKRLITPAQRVRLAARDRGCTIPGCTVPATWCDAHHVIPWAMGGRSDLGNYALLCPRHHTFVHDRNLTATVTELGVRWHLR; this comes from the coding sequence ATGCAGCAGGTGCCGGGGAGGGCGCGGCCGCCGAGGGGGATCGAGTCGGCGGCCGGTGACTCCTGGCTGCTGGCCGATCGGGCGTGGCTGCCCAGAGACTTCCCGGTTGACGTGAGCCGTCCGGAGCTGGTGCAGGACGACCTGGTGGTCGAGTCGTTGGGGTGGATCCCCCGGGCGGTGGCGGACCTGGAGCGGTCCCGGTTGGTGATGGCCACGGAGGCCGTCGACCGGGGGTTGCACCTGGCCGGGGGGTTCTCGGTGGTGGACTGGCTCGCGCTGCGGTGTCCGGACCTGGAGCGGCGTGCGCTGTACGACCTGGCCCGGTTGGCGCAGGCCGGGCGTGAGTCGGTGCACGCCCCGTTGATCGAGCGCGTCAAGAACGGGCAGATGAGCCTGGCGCGGGCGGCGAGGCTGCACCGGGCCCTGCAACGGGTGCGGCCGGGCATGCCGGTGGATGAGTACGCCGCCGCCGTGGAACTGCTGGCCAAGGCCGGGTCCGACCCGGTGTTCGACGACAAGGACATCGGCAGGATCGTGGACCGGCTCGTCGCGCAGTGCGTGGACGAGCGGGACCACGAGGCGAAGGCCCGCAAGAAGCACGCGATGCGGGGCATCTACGAGTCGAGCCTGGCCGACGGGTCGGTGAAGCGGTGGGTCATCACCTTCGGTGACGACGCCGACTACGAAGCTGCGAAGGCGATCATCGACTCCCCGCTGGCCGCGCCGGCCTCGAAGGAGGAGCAGGAAGCGACCGGTGAGCTGGAGCTGCGGACGGCGACCCAGCGCAGGTACGACGCGTTCCTGACCGTGCTCCGCCGTGGTGTCGCCGGGACCGAGGGTCAGCCGACGACACCGAAGGCGATGCTGATGGTGACGTTGGACTTCGAGACGCTCAAGCGGCAGCTGTCCGAGACCGGTGGTCACCTGCCCGGGGTGGGTTCGACCCTGGGTGGGGTGCCGTTGCGGGCGGAGGCGATCCGCAAGCTGGCGTGCGAGGCCGACATCATCCCCGTCGTGCTCGGTGGACCGTCGGAGATCCTCGACCAGGGCCGCCGCAAGCGCCTCATCACCCCCGCCCAGCGCGTCAGGTTGGCCGCGCGGGACCGGGGGTGCACGATCCCGGGGTGCACCGTGCCCGCGACCTGGTGCGACGCCCACCACGTCATCCCCTGGGCGATGGGCGGGCGATCAGACCTCGGCAACTACGCCCTGTTGTGCCCGAGGCACCACACCTTCGTGCACGACCGGAACCTCACCGCGACCGTGACCGAGCTCGGTGTGAGGTGGCATCTGAGATGA
- the rpe gene encoding ribulose-phosphate 3-epimerase: MATPHLQISPSILSADFANLERELGRIADADWAHVDVMDNHFVPNLTLGQPVVEALVRVSPVPIDCHLMIEDPDRWAPGYAEAGARSVTFHVEAAADPVATARAIRAAGARAAFAVKPGTPFEPYEELLAEVDMVLVMTVEPGFGGQSFMADQMPKVRAVREAAKRRGTDVWIQVDGGVSLDTIGQCVEAGADVFVAGSAVYGADDVAARIAELRATAHAACGA; encoded by the coding sequence ATGGCGACCCCGCACCTGCAGATCAGCCCGTCCATCCTCTCGGCCGACTTCGCCAACCTGGAGCGCGAGCTGGGGCGGATCGCCGACGCCGACTGGGCCCACGTCGATGTCATGGACAACCACTTCGTCCCCAACCTGACGCTCGGGCAGCCGGTGGTCGAGGCGCTCGTCCGGGTCAGCCCGGTCCCGATCGACTGCCACCTCATGATCGAGGACCCCGACCGCTGGGCCCCCGGCTACGCGGAGGCCGGCGCGAGGTCGGTGACCTTCCACGTCGAGGCCGCTGCCGACCCGGTCGCGACCGCGCGCGCCATCCGGGCGGCGGGGGCCCGGGCCGCCTTCGCCGTCAAGCCGGGGACGCCGTTCGAGCCCTACGAGGAGCTCCTCGCCGAGGTCGACATGGTGCTCGTCATGACCGTCGAGCCGGGCTTCGGCGGCCAGTCCTTCATGGCCGACCAGATGCCCAAGGTGCGCGCGGTGCGCGAGGCGGCGAAGCGGCGGGGCACGGACGTCTGGATCCAGGTCGACGGGGGAGTGTCCCTCGACACCATCGGTCAGTGCGTCGAGGCGGGGGCCGACGTCTTCGTGGCGGGGTCGGCGGTCTACGGCGCCGACGACGTGGCGGCGCGCATCGCCGAGCTGCGCGCGACCGCTCACGCCGCCTGCGGGGCCTGA
- a CDS encoding RsmB/NOP family class I SAM-dependent RNA methyltransferase, with the protein MADAGRGGDGRRDERRGDGRHGDGQRGGRGGGPAPRRGASGGGREGRPTGGHRGPRQRSAQTPGQRARTADPARDTAYTVLRSVHEDGAYANLELPRALLRARLRGRDAAFATELTYGTLRMQGLYDAVVAHAADRAAASIDVPVLDVLRLGVHQLLGMRVPDHAAVSSTVALARQHVSQGAGGFVNAVLRRVTERGAGAWVELVTAGIEDPIARAALEHSHPEWIVRALRAALVANGLPDTELPQLLAAHNTPGPLTLVARPGLVADAELEEAGATPSPLAPTAWTLPSGDPGDLASVREGRAAVQDAGSQLLALALASAPLDGPDARWLDLCAGPGGKAGLLAALAHQRGASLHANEVSPHRAQLVRQTLSGAVEAGADVTVTVGDGREVGANEPDSYDRILVDAPCTGLGALRRRPEARWRRTPADLTELGPLQRDLLRSALDAVRPGGLVAWATCSPHIAETHLVVKDVLKRRDDVELVDVRPFLLDRGGQPLADTGEGPWAQLWPHRHDTDGMFVALLRKR; encoded by the coding sequence ATGGCTGATGCAGGACGTGGCGGCGACGGCCGCCGGGACGAGCGTCGCGGTGACGGCCGGCACGGCGACGGACAGCGCGGTGGGCGCGGCGGAGGACCCGCCCCGCGCCGTGGCGCATCCGGTGGCGGTCGCGAGGGCCGTCCCACCGGTGGGCACCGAGGACCCCGCCAGCGATCGGCCCAGACGCCCGGTCAGCGCGCCCGGACCGCAGATCCCGCGCGCGACACGGCATACACGGTCCTGCGGTCCGTCCACGAGGACGGGGCGTACGCCAACCTCGAGCTGCCCCGCGCGCTGCTGCGCGCCCGGCTGCGCGGCCGCGACGCCGCCTTCGCGACCGAGCTGACCTACGGCACCCTGCGCATGCAGGGGCTCTACGACGCGGTCGTCGCCCACGCCGCCGACCGCGCCGCCGCGAGCATCGACGTTCCCGTGCTCGACGTCCTGCGGCTCGGTGTGCACCAGCTGCTCGGCATGCGCGTGCCGGACCACGCTGCCGTCAGCTCGACGGTCGCGCTGGCGCGCCAGCACGTGAGCCAGGGCGCGGGCGGCTTCGTCAACGCGGTGCTGCGCCGGGTCACCGAGCGCGGCGCCGGCGCCTGGGTGGAGCTCGTCACCGCCGGGATCGAGGACCCGATCGCGCGAGCGGCGCTCGAGCACTCCCACCCGGAGTGGATCGTGCGGGCCCTCCGGGCGGCGCTGGTGGCCAACGGCCTGCCGGACACCGAGCTGCCGCAGCTGCTCGCGGCCCACAACACCCCCGGCCCGCTGACCCTGGTCGCCCGACCCGGGCTCGTGGCGGACGCCGAGCTCGAGGAGGCCGGGGCGACCCCCTCGCCGCTGGCTCCCACGGCGTGGACCCTGCCCTCGGGCGACCCCGGGGACCTGGCGAGCGTGCGCGAGGGACGGGCCGCGGTGCAGGACGCCGGCTCCCAGCTGCTGGCGCTGGCGCTGGCCTCGGCCCCGCTGGACGGACCCGATGCCCGGTGGCTCGACCTGTGCGCCGGTCCCGGCGGCAAGGCCGGCCTGCTCGCCGCGCTGGCGCACCAGCGTGGTGCGTCGCTGCACGCCAACGAGGTCAGCCCGCACCGCGCCCAGCTGGTCCGCCAGACGCTCTCCGGGGCGGTGGAGGCGGGCGCCGACGTCACCGTGACCGTGGGCGACGGCCGGGAGGTCGGGGCCAACGAGCCGGACTCCTACGACCGGATCCTCGTCGACGCCCCGTGCACCGGGCTGGGAGCGCTCCGTCGCCGACCGGAGGCTCGGTGGCGGCGGACCCCCGCCGACCTGACCGAGCTCGGCCCGCTCCAGCGCGACCTGCTCCGCTCGGCCCTCGACGCGGTCCGTCCCGGCGGGCTCGTGGCGTGGGCGACGTGCTCCCCGCACATCGCCGAGACGCACCTCGTGGTCAAGGACGTGCTCAAGCGGCGCGACGACGTCGAGCTCGTCGACGTCCGGCCGTTCCTCCTCGACCGCGGCGGGCAGCCTCTGGCGGACACGGGGGAGGGGCCCTGGGCACAGCTATGGCCCCACCGGCACGACACCGACGGCATGTTCGTCGCCCTGCTCCGGAAGCGCTGA
- the fmt gene encoding methionyl-tRNA formyltransferase has translation MRVVFAGTPEVALPSLRALLESEHEVVGVLTRPDAQAGRGRRTRPSPVREAAEAAGIPVATPARLRDEGVREQLEAWAPDVCAVVAYGALVPPELLALPPHGWVNLHFSLLPAWRGAAPVQHAVMAGDEITGAVTFVLEEGLDTGPVLGRLTETVRPRDTSGDLLERLSVSGAALLVATFDALERGELVPEPQPVEGVSLAPKIEVEDARVDWTRPAFAVDRLVRGCTPAPGAWTTWRGERMKLHPVEPVEADAGEPVLAPGEVRAGRREVLVGTGTTPVRLGQVQPHGKKVMAAADWARGVRPEPGERFDG, from the coding sequence GTGAGAGTGGTCTTCGCGGGCACCCCCGAGGTGGCCCTGCCGTCCCTGCGGGCGTTGCTGGAGTCCGAGCACGAGGTGGTCGGCGTCCTGACCCGTCCCGACGCCCAGGCCGGACGTGGCCGCCGCACCCGGCCCTCGCCGGTCCGGGAGGCGGCGGAGGCCGCCGGCATCCCCGTCGCGACGCCCGCCCGGCTGCGGGACGAGGGCGTTCGCGAGCAGCTCGAGGCCTGGGCCCCGGACGTGTGCGCCGTGGTCGCCTACGGCGCCCTGGTGCCCCCGGAGCTGCTGGCCCTGCCGCCCCACGGCTGGGTCAACCTGCACTTCTCGCTGCTGCCCGCCTGGCGCGGCGCGGCACCGGTCCAGCACGCGGTGATGGCGGGTGACGAGATCACCGGGGCGGTCACGTTCGTGCTCGAGGAGGGCCTCGACACCGGGCCCGTGCTGGGGCGCCTGACCGAGACCGTCCGGCCCCGTGACACCAGCGGGGACCTGCTCGAGCGGCTGTCCGTCTCCGGGGCCGCCCTGCTCGTGGCCACCTTCGACGCCCTGGAGCGCGGTGAGCTGGTGCCGGAGCCGCAGCCCGTGGAGGGCGTCAGCCTGGCTCCCAAGATCGAGGTGGAGGACGCCCGCGTCGACTGGACCCGTCCGGCCTTCGCCGTCGACCGGCTCGTCCGGGGCTGCACCCCGGCTCCGGGCGCCTGGACCACCTGGCGGGGCGAGCGGATGAAGCTGCACCCCGTCGAGCCCGTCGAGGCGGACGCGGGCGAGCCTGTCCTGGCTCCGGGTGAGGTGCGCGCCGGACGGCGCGAGGTGCTCGTCGGGACCGGCACGACACCGGTCCGTCTGGGGCAGGTGCAGCCGCACGGCAAGAAGGTCATGGCCGCCGCCGACTGGGCGCGCGGCGTCCGTCCCGAGCCCGGGGAGCGCTTCGATGGCTGA
- a CDS encoding ABC transporter ATP-binding protein: MTTPTDSYTGQAYTGSGSPTDGEEVVLSFDDVDVRFKTEFGSVHAVKGVDLKVRPGEVVALVGESGSGKSVTSMTAMRLLPRNATIGGAVNVAGREVGRLGERAMRRLRGNEVAMVFQEPMTALNPVLTIGTQMVESMELHHVARGQAALDRAVELLEMVGIPEPERQLKKYPHELSGGQRQRVVIAMAISCDPKVIIADEPTTALDVTVQADILDLLRSLKDKLNTGILLITHNMGVVADMADRVAVMFKGEIVERGTVEEVLLRPQHEYTRMLLGSVPRMGQGRGQMGIHVKEEVDAEAPLAIELKNLVIEYQRLGKPPFRAVDDVSFTVRKGEIVGLVGESGSGKSTIGRCALGLIPAASGEFRLLGEDMTRLNKRQKKALRKRIGVIFQDPAASLNPRLPIGECIAEPLVVHGVGDRKSRQDKVYELLDAVHLPREVYNRYPHEVSGGQRQRICVARALTLDPELLVADEPTSALDVSVQARVLKIFAELQEQFGFACLFISHDLAVIDLLAHKVVVLQNGKVVEAGPREQIMENPQEDYTQRLLAAAPVPDPIEQERRRRERHELLLSQGEEIAELQIDSVEEFRESISDEADEA; this comes from the coding sequence ATGACGACCCCGACCGACAGCTACACCGGACAGGCCTACACCGGCTCCGGCTCGCCGACGGACGGTGAGGAGGTCGTCCTCTCCTTCGACGACGTCGACGTCCGCTTCAAGACCGAGTTCGGCAGCGTCCACGCCGTCAAGGGGGTCGACCTCAAGGTCCGCCCCGGCGAGGTCGTCGCCCTCGTGGGCGAGTCCGGCTCCGGCAAGTCCGTCACCTCGATGACCGCCATGCGGCTGCTGCCGCGCAACGCCACCATCGGCGGCGCGGTCAACGTGGCCGGCCGTGAGGTCGGCCGCCTGGGCGAGCGCGCGATGCGCCGCCTGCGCGGCAACGAGGTCGCGATGGTCTTCCAGGAGCCGATGACCGCCCTCAACCCGGTGCTGACGATCGGCACCCAGATGGTGGAGTCGATGGAGCTGCACCACGTGGCCCGGGGCCAGGCGGCCCTCGACCGTGCGGTCGAGCTCCTCGAGATGGTCGGCATCCCCGAGCCGGAGCGGCAGCTGAAGAAGTACCCGCACGAGCTCTCGGGCGGCCAGCGCCAGCGCGTGGTCATCGCGATGGCGATCAGCTGCGACCCCAAGGTCATCATTGCCGACGAGCCCACCACCGCCCTCGACGTGACGGTGCAGGCCGACATCCTCGACCTGCTCCGCTCGCTCAAGGACAAGCTCAACACCGGCATCCTCCTCATCACCCACAACATGGGCGTCGTCGCCGACATGGCCGACCGCGTCGCGGTGATGTTCAAGGGCGAGATCGTCGAGCGCGGCACCGTCGAGGAGGTCCTGCTCCGTCCGCAGCACGAGTACACCCGGATGCTGCTGGGCTCGGTGCCCCGGATGGGCCAGGGCCGCGGTCAGATGGGCATCCACGTCAAGGAGGAGGTCGACGCCGAGGCGCCGCTGGCGATCGAGCTGAAGAACCTCGTCATCGAGTACCAGCGCCTGGGCAAGCCGCCGTTCCGTGCCGTCGACGACGTGAGCTTCACCGTCCGCAAGGGCGAGATCGTCGGCCTGGTCGGCGAGTCCGGCTCGGGCAAGTCCACGATCGGCCGGTGCGCCCTCGGGCTGATCCCGGCCGCGAGCGGGGAGTTCCGCCTCCTGGGCGAGGACATGACCCGGCTCAACAAGCGCCAGAAGAAGGCCCTGCGAAAGCGCATCGGCGTGATCTTCCAGGACCCGGCCGCCTCGCTCAACCCGCGGCTGCCGATCGGCGAGTGCATCGCCGAGCCCCTGGTCGTGCACGGCGTCGGCGACCGCAAGAGCCGGCAGGACAAGGTCTACGAGCTGCTGGACGCGGTCCACCTCCCGCGCGAGGTCTACAACCGCTACCCGCACGAGGTCTCCGGTGGCCAGCGACAGCGCATCTGCGTGGCGCGCGCGCTCACGCTCGACCCCGAGCTGCTGGTGGCCGACGAGCCGACGTCCGCGCTCGACGTGTCCGTCCAGGCCCGGGTGCTGAAGATCTTCGCCGAGCTGCAGGAGCAGTTCGGGTTCGCCTGCCTCTTCATCAGCCACGACCTGGCGGTCATCGACCTGCTGGCCCACAAGGTCGTCGTGCTGCAGAACGGCAAGGTCGTCGAGGCCGGCCCGCGCGAGCAGATCATGGAGAACCCGCAGGAGGACTACACCCAGCGCCTCCTGGCGGCGGCCCCCGTCCCGGACCCGATCGAGCAGGAGCGCCGGCGCCGCGAGCGCCACGAGCTGCTGCTCTCCCAGGGCGAGGAGATCGCCGAGCTGCAGATCGACAGCGTGGAGGAGTTCCGCGAGTCCATCTCCGACGAGGCCGACGAGGCCTGA
- a CDS encoding ABC transporter permease produces the protein MNDNTNPPEGDRPDQDRPQVPGSGDEGLSPVPGQHDHAAPQDPDVADEISDLGDSDPLSTRYSVEKQLDLSQKSYSQGQLVRRRFLRHRGAMISLFALLAITAFAFTSIGYGIIPGWWGKNFWEGALVEDGGRPTLSLWPPAMGEHPFGQDNAGKDYFALTMRGTQRSLIVAFTVGLVSTIIGTIVGAVAGYYRGWLEAILMRITDLFIVIPALVLAAVLGKMANGGIWPLAFLLSVIGWTGLARLVRGEVLSLREREFVTAAEAIGTGSGRIIFKHILPNTIGTIIVSATLAIAATILTESALSFLGWGVRPPDTSLGLLISTYQTSFQSRPWLFWWPGMIILAIALAVNFLGDGLRDAFDPRQNRTAD, from the coding sequence ATGAACGACAACACCAACCCGCCGGAGGGCGACCGCCCCGACCAGGACCGTCCCCAGGTCCCGGGCTCGGGCGACGAGGGCCTCTCGCCGGTCCCCGGCCAGCACGACCACGCGGCCCCCCAGGACCCGGACGTCGCGGACGAGATCAGCGACCTCGGCGACTCCGACCCGCTGTCGACCCGCTACTCGGTGGAGAAGCAGCTCGACCTGAGCCAGAAGTCCTACTCCCAGGGGCAGCTGGTCCGGCGCCGCTTCCTGCGGCACCGGGGCGCGATGATCTCCCTCTTCGCGCTGCTGGCGATCACCGCCTTCGCCTTCACCTCCATCGGCTACGGGATCATCCCCGGCTGGTGGGGCAAGAACTTCTGGGAGGGCGCGCTCGTCGAGGACGGCGGACGACCCACGCTGAGCCTGTGGCCGCCCGCGATGGGCGAGCACCCGTTCGGCCAGGACAACGCCGGCAAGGACTACTTCGCGCTGACGATGCGCGGCACCCAGCGTTCGCTGATCGTCGCCTTCACCGTCGGTCTGGTCTCGACCATCATCGGAACGATCGTGGGCGCCGTCGCGGGCTACTACCGCGGCTGGCTCGAGGCCATCCTCATGCGCATCACCGACCTCTTCATCGTCATCCCGGCGCTGGTGCTGGCCGCCGTCCTGGGCAAGATGGCCAACGGCGGCATCTGGCCGCTGGCCTTCCTGCTGAGCGTCATCGGCTGGACGGGTCTGGCCCGTCTGGTGCGTGGCGAGGTGCTCTCGCTGCGCGAGCGCGAGTTCGTCACGGCCGCCGAGGCCATCGGCACCGGGTCGGGCCGGATCATCTTCAAGCACATCCTGCCCAACACCATCGGGACGATCATCGTCAGCGCGACGCTGGCGATCGCCGCGACGATCCTCACCGAGTCGGCCCTGTCCTTCCTGGGCTGGGGCGTGCGCCCGCCGGACACCTCGCTGGGTCTGCTCATCTCGACCTACCAGACCAGCTTCCAGTCGCGCCCCTGGCTCTTCTGGTGGCCCGGCATGATCATCCTCGCGATCGCCCTCGCCGTGAACTTCCTCGGTGACGGCCTCCGCGACGCCTTCGACCCCCGTCAGAACAGGACCGCGGACTGA
- a CDS encoding ABC transporter permease: MLQFILRRIAISGVVLLLGSALMYFATINSGDPLQDLRETRAENRDQLIAARIANMNLDMPWWQRYLTWLGGASRCLVLQCDLGTSRDGANINTLLISSAGASLRLVTLSVVLAIVIGVALGVLSAIRQYSGFDYAITFLAFLFYSLPVFWAAVLLKDFGAIRFNNWIADPALSTTAIAVVALIFALLVASVLGGDIRRQALTFLATAVVVFGAVYVFDQVGWWRQPALGLPLIILGGLLALAFFLTLTVGLSQRKIVYAGLGTIVAGVVAYFVTAPIMKDPTWLTVLGLAAAAAVVGAAIGWFFGGFEKRVAMAVCSGTALAFAFLVFMDQLLRNWNSFLQLAPRPISTIGDARIPFARLDGNFYVFLYNWGVQLILPTIILTLISIAAYSRYTRASMLETINQDYIRTARSKGLSDRVVYSKHALRNALIPITTIVAFDFANLLGGAVVTETVFGWKGLGDMFRVGLNFVDPGPVMAYYLVAGGAAVLMNMLADIAYAFLDPRIRR; this comes from the coding sequence GTGCTCCAGTTCATCCTCCGCCGGATCGCGATCTCAGGGGTCGTCCTGCTCCTGGGCTCCGCCCTGATGTACTTCGCGACCATCAACTCCGGCGACCCGCTCCAGGACCTTCGCGAGACCCGCGCCGAGAACCGCGACCAGCTCATCGCCGCGCGCATCGCGAACATGAACCTGGACATGCCCTGGTGGCAGCGGTACCTCACCTGGTTGGGCGGCGCCAGCCGGTGCCTCGTCCTCCAGTGCGACCTCGGCACGTCCCGTGACGGTGCCAACATCAACACCCTTCTCATCAGCTCGGCGGGCGCCAGCCTGCGCCTGGTGACCCTCTCCGTGGTCCTGGCCATCGTCATCGGCGTGGCCCTCGGCGTGCTCTCGGCGATCCGTCAGTACTCCGGCTTCGACTACGCGATCACGTTCCTGGCCTTCCTGTTCTACTCGCTGCCGGTCTTCTGGGCCGCGGTGCTGCTGAAGGACTTCGGCGCGATCCGCTTCAACAACTGGATCGCCGATCCGGCCCTGAGCACCACGGCGATCGCCGTGGTCGCGCTGATCTTCGCGTTGCTCGTGGCCTCGGTCCTCGGCGGTGACATCCGTCGGCAGGCGTTGACCTTCCTGGCCACGGCCGTGGTCGTCTTCGGGGCGGTCTACGTCTTCGACCAGGTCGGCTGGTGGCGCCAGCCCGCGCTCGGCCTGCCGCTCATCATCCTGGGCGGGCTGCTGGCGCTGGCGTTCTTCCTCACGCTGACCGTGGGGCTGTCGCAGCGCAAGATCGTCTACGCCGGCCTGGGCACCATCGTGGCGGGCGTCGTCGCCTACTTCGTCACCGCCCCGATCATGAAGGACCCCACCTGGCTGACGGTGCTCGGCCTCGCCGCGGCGGCCGCCGTGGTCGGTGCCGCGATCGGGTGGTTCTTCGGCGGCTTCGAGAAGCGGGTGGCCATGGCGGTCTGCTCCGGCACCGCGCTGGCCTTCGCCTTCCTGGTCTTCATGGACCAGCTGCTGCGCAACTGGAACTCCTTCCTGCAGCTGGCGCCGCGCCCGATCAGCACGATCGGTGACGCCCGGATCCCGTTTGCCCGGCTGGATGGCAACTTCTACGTCTTCCTCTACAACTGGGGCGTCCAGCTGATCCTGCCGACGATCATCCTGACCCTGATCTCGATCGCGGCCTACAGCCGCTACACCCGGGCCTCGATGCTCGAGACGATCAACCAGGACTACATCCGCACCGCCCGCTCCAAGGGCCTGTCGGACCGCGTCGTCTACTCCAAGCACGCCCTCCGCAACGCCCTGATCCCGATCACCACGATCGTGGCCTTCGACTTCGCCAACCTGCTGGGTGGCGCGGTGGTCACCGAGACGGTCTTCGGCTGGAAGGGCCTGGGCGACATGTTCCGCGTCGGCCTCAACTTCGTGGACCCGGGTCCGGTCATGGCCTACTACCTGGTGGCCGGTGGCGCCGCGGTGCTCATGAACATGCTCGCGGACATCGCCTACGCCTTCCTCGACCCGCGGATCCGGCGGTGA